The following proteins come from a genomic window of Paenibacillus sp. CAA11:
- a CDS encoding GNAT family N-acetyltransferase has product MTPTLKKCTLENLSLLQEISIETFNETFKDQNTPENMKAYLERAFHVEQLKQELTNLSSEFYFVYADGEVAGYLKVNTDEAQSEEMDHDSLEIERIYIRKKYHKQGLGKYLFHKAIEIAVERNKKKVWLGVWEKNKNAIAFYQKMGFIQTGAHSFYMGDEEQVDYIMTKTLTRTN; this is encoded by the coding sequence ATGACCCCAACCCTAAAAAAATGCACATTAGAAAACTTAAGCCTACTTCAAGAAATTAGTATTGAGACATTCAATGAGACTTTTAAAGATCAGAATACCCCCGAAAATATGAAAGCCTACTTGGAAAGAGCATTTCATGTGGAGCAATTAAAACAAGAATTGACTAACCTCTCTTCCGAGTTTTATTTTGTTTATGCGGATGGGGAAGTTGCGGGGTACTTAAAAGTAAACACCGATGAGGCTCAATCTGAGGAAATGGACCATGACTCTCTTGAAATCGAGAGGATCTATATAAGGAAGAAATATCATAAACAGGGACTTGGGAAATATTTATTTCATAAAGCTATAGAAATTGCGGTAGAACGGAATAAGAAGAAGGTCTGGCTAGGAGTCTGGGAGAAGAATAAGAACGCTATAGCCTTTTATCAAAAAATGGGCTTTATTCAAACGGGAGCTCACTCTTTCTATATGGGGGATGAAGAGCAAGTTGATTATATAATGACCAAAACACTCACTCGGACGAATTAG
- a CDS encoding DinB family protein, with translation MEQRKAWNAGHKLLTSIILKPEEHARAQELALSQHAALYSSQVRSTGKSTLEDVLLQDLKEDTWRKYPVVTPDTKNSIVWHLWHIARIEDITLNLLVAGTPQTLDIGGWNERMNIRFRHSGNEMTEEEISELTAGMDLEALMAYRVAVGLRTRQIIQNLQPGDFKRKVEPSRLSRLQKEGALKPEAQWLQDYWGGKITAGLLLMPATRHNFVHLNKSLRIKNKLQK, from the coding sequence ATGGAACAGAGAAAGGCCTGGAATGCCGGGCATAAGCTGCTGACTTCAATCATCCTCAAGCCAGAGGAGCATGCCAGGGCCCAGGAGCTGGCCTTAAGCCAGCATGCGGCCTTGTATTCCTCGCAGGTGCGTTCTACCGGAAAGTCTACTCTCGAGGATGTTCTGCTGCAGGATCTGAAGGAGGACACCTGGCGTAAGTACCCTGTGGTGACTCCGGATACGAAGAACTCTATCGTGTGGCATCTGTGGCATATTGCACGGATTGAAGATATTACACTCAACCTGCTCGTGGCGGGGACTCCGCAAACCTTGGATATCGGCGGCTGGAATGAGCGGATGAACATCCGTTTTCGCCATTCGGGCAATGAAATGACAGAGGAGGAAATTTCGGAGCTGACTGCGGGAATGGACCTGGAGGCACTCATGGCTTACCGGGTGGCTGTGGGCTTAAGAACAAGGCAGATTATTCAGAATTTGCAGCCCGGCGACTTTAAACGGAAGGTGGAGCCTTCCCGGCTCAGCAGGTTACAGAAAGAGGGGGCCTTAAAGCCGGAGGCGCAGTGGCTCCAAGATTATTGGGGCGGAAAGATCACTGCCGGACTGCTGCTTATGCCTGCTACAAGGCATAATTTTGTACACCTCAATAAATCCCTGAGGATTAAGAACAAGTTGCAAAAGTGA
- a CDS encoding MarR family winged helix-turn-helix transcriptional regulator, producing MKEVLREVGMIARSLDSISNIEFKQYDLTKGQYLYLVRICENPGIIQEKLAEMIKVDRTTAARAIQKLKINGFIEKVDDPTNKKIKKLFPTEKGRSVYPFIRRENDYSNSVALAGFSESEIDTIFALLQRVRKNVEKDWEFVKKGNKRIY from the coding sequence ATGAAGGAAGTTCTACGTGAGGTTGGAATGATTGCCAGGTCATTGGATTCCATCAGCAATATAGAATTTAAACAATATGACCTTACCAAAGGGCAGTACCTGTACCTCGTTCGCATATGTGAAAATCCAGGAATCATTCAAGAAAAGTTGGCCGAAATGATCAAGGTAGACCGAACAACAGCTGCTCGCGCCATCCAGAAGCTTAAAATCAATGGGTTCATTGAGAAGGTGGATGATCCCACCAACAAAAAAATAAAAAAACTGTTTCCTACAGAGAAGGGAAGATCGGTCTACCCTTTTATTAGAAGGGAAAACGATTATTCCAACAGCGTTGCATTAGCCGGATTCTCCGAAAGTGAAATAGATACCATCTTTGCCTTGCTGCAAAGGGTCAGAAAAAATGTAGAGAAAGATTGGGAGTTCGTAAAAAAAGGAAATAAGAGAATTTACTGA
- the pyk gene encoding pyruvate kinase, whose amino-acid sequence MQKTKIICTLGPACDDPEVLRGMIEAGMTVGRLNMAHGELDDHVKRIDNVRRVAKELNTFVPIMMDIKGPEVRIGKLKESSVLLKAGDELTLTSEPVLGDASRISVNYPDMPTVVKPGDRILIDDGLIDLTVQTVEGTEIHCTIVSGGVLKPTKGVNLPGIKTTLPGVTERDIRHIEFGLAHSIEMIAASFVRKGDDIREIRSILQEHNAPDVQIISKIENGEGMENLDDIIAASDGIMVARGDLGVEVPIEEVPMLQKEMIDKCNHAGKPVIVATHMLESMQVNPRPTRAEVGDVFNAVMQGADVVMLSGESAAGKYPVQAVRTMAAVARKAESVMDYRERFDKKRARHASDITEVISQSAVNASLELDAKAIILSTESGFTARMVSKYRPMAPIIAVTPHQEVLPKICLLSGVIPVLGDKVTTTDEMFESAIRNAENTGYIKKGDTVVLSAGLPVMQAGTTNLVKVQQV is encoded by the coding sequence ATGCAAAAAACGAAGATCATCTGTACACTTGGCCCGGCCTGCGATGACCCTGAAGTGCTGAGAGGGATGATTGAGGCTGGAATGACCGTCGGCCGTCTGAATATGGCCCATGGGGAGCTGGACGATCATGTGAAGCGGATTGATAATGTCCGCCGGGTGGCGAAGGAACTGAACACCTTTGTACCGATCATGATGGATATTAAAGGGCCTGAAGTCCGTATTGGCAAGCTAAAAGAGTCGTCGGTGCTTCTGAAGGCAGGGGATGAGCTGACTCTGACCTCGGAGCCGGTGCTCGGAGATGCGAGCCGAATCTCTGTCAACTACCCGGATATGCCTACGGTGGTTAAGCCTGGCGACCGTATTCTGATTGATGACGGGCTTATTGATCTGACCGTTCAAACGGTTGAGGGCACAGAGATTCACTGCACCATCGTCAGCGGTGGGGTGCTTAAGCCGACCAAGGGCGTCAATCTGCCGGGGATCAAGACGACGCTTCCCGGTGTGACGGAGCGTGATATTCGCCATATCGAGTTTGGGCTTGCCCATAGTATCGAGATGATTGCGGCCTCTTTTGTGAGAAAAGGGGATGACATCCGGGAAATTCGCAGTATTTTGCAAGAACATAATGCGCCGGATGTGCAGATCATCTCTAAGATTGAGAATGGGGAAGGAATGGAGAATCTCGACGATATCATTGCGGCTTCTGACGGAATCATGGTCGCCCGCGGCGATCTCGGGGTAGAGGTCCCAATTGAGGAAGTGCCGATGCTGCAAAAAGAGATGATCGACAAGTGCAACCATGCCGGTAAGCCTGTCATCGTGGCGACCCACATGCTGGAGTCGATGCAGGTGAATCCGCGACCAACCCGCGCAGAGGTAGGAGATGTCTTCAACGCGGTTATGCAAGGGGCGGATGTAGTGATGCTGTCGGGTGAATCGGCAGCTGGGAAGTACCCGGTTCAGGCAGTGAGAACTATGGCAGCAGTGGCCCGTAAGGCGGAGAGTGTGATGGATTACCGGGAGCGGTTCGATAAGAAAAGAGCGCGCCATGCTTCCGACATCACTGAGGTTATCAGCCAAAGTGCAGTCAACGCCTCCCTGGAGCTGGATGCGAAGGCCATTATTCTCTCGACCGAGAGCGGATTTACGGCCCGCATGGTGTCCAAATACCGTCCGATGGCACCGATTATCGCTGTAACCCCGCATCAGGAGGTGCTGCCGAAGATCTGCCTGCTGTCAGGTGTGATTCCCGTGCTCGGAGATAAAGTGACCACCACCGATGAAATGTTCGAATCAGCGATCCGGAATGCGGAGAATACAGGCTATATCAAGAAGGGCGACACCGTTGTCCTCTCCGCCGGTCTGCCTGTAATGCAGGCGGGCACGACCAATCTGGTCAAGGTACAGCAGGTGTAA
- a CDS encoding S8 family serine peptidase — protein sequence MIGKGFRKHLSLGLALVLTLTLAPTSYAEKPSISLKSGLSTSSALPAKEKISQKLQKLFEGDEYVTYLVKMKEQTDTVSVAKNALQKATLNKATPSAAKMSARTSVVSALRETAARSQSQVEKLLEQEQKKGQVKEFKSYFIVNAFAVTSTKDVMESLSQLSEVEKILPDEVRHLDKAEIDKSAAGSSKATTAPAVQDTKNHSSAKDSSPTKDAASKDSTPTKDAASKPAANSDQIEWNIAQINAPEVWAKGIDGTGIVVANLDTGVDYTHPALARKWRGLDASGNVVNPELSWYDPHSRASLPQDGDGHGTHTMGTMVGSEENGSNQIGVAPGAKWIAVRIFNPETTDSIILDGGQWLLAPVDRNGNLHPELAPDVVNNSWGGGAGMDEWFRPMVQAWRAAQIFPEFSAGNTTLTNPGGPGSVANPANYPESFATGATDINQNLGSFSLLGPSPYGETKPEVSAPGVNIRSSVPGGNYEGGWNGTSMAGPHTTALAALLLQANHSLTVDQLEEIIQNTATPRTDSQFPTSPNNGYGHGIINALDAVGSILQGVGSVSGKVTTAGEDEADPVLEHTAPTLLYSGVDAKITARITDNVSVTSAEVFARTAGSGHYVYLPLERVSGTSTDGQYETTIPASLIKSAGLEYYFRINDYGNNSLESKVYSVQVSDGVKPEYFQDFETDNAGFTTGGTGSAWTWGTPVSGPGAAYSGNKLIATNLTGTYAANSNAYIALPTINLKDSPEGAFLSFKHWYDLENNVDRGTLYLATEGNSQELVPLASFTGASGGWKKQYVDLRPYAGQQIHLLFNITSDASVQKAGWYIDDIAVTNPDAEAPAAPASLTATTTSLGQVNLTWNASEAEDLKQYKVYRSTTSGSGYEEIAVTPGTSYTDVNVEDNTTYYYTVTAQDYSDNESERSTEASVTVQLPEVLFSDNFDRDSDGGWTHSGTGDEWERGVPSAPGPAAAVSEPNVWGTDLDSTYENGTDASLVSPVIDLSAQSHAALSFSHWYEIETKYDAGTVEITTNGGSTWTELGRFSHSTEGKQWQTAIYDLDAYTGHEVQLRFHLKADNSVVKAGWYIDNVSVLSVAAPEGAKKPAPTKELDRYKAKPEYDSPLFKITSTTDSAALAARQAASQAVQAGDSISAKDGKGVISPASLPASATVTVVETGRSVKTDGATGRYNFTHVAGDYTLKAEAYGYYPQTQPVKIANGSTAKVNFSLKPIPHGIIEGTIVDERSGEPVAGAQVFVLEDPRVAAVQTAADGTFTLDVQEGSYTLVVSADEYYGKDVPVTVAPNESTPVQIELKPFIGFPGEISYDDGTPENARSFNAAGNSWAVRFTPDQAEATQVTGASFRFWNTEWPVPGGTAFKYSVYDASGANGAPGRLLAGPYDGTALRNNEWTVVTLEKPVTVQGDFYIVYTQTAAGTAAPGLATDESSPNALRSWQQVSGAWSQSPEDEGNYMIRAVVRYPVNAPVITSPEANSFTKESTVTVTGTLPVEGAEVKIYNGTAIAGTGEVKDGKFSLQVELANGVNELTAEAVVNGKITDRSLPVTVTLDQTLPELTITSPVDGARINSEALTVTGTVTDEFLDTVTLNGEAVTVGDDHAFTHRLLVNPGENTITVIAKDRAGNETTVTRTVHVDLALPEITNIKPESDVNLKEGETLRVSFDSAPGLTASFHVELPLSLDSARGIPLTETEPGHYEAEYTIPAKLVVDGGLIVIKIRDAAGNETQVEAPGKLYVGSEGSGGEDNLAPVAVISAPDQAKKKKNVEFSAEDSYDEDGEIVSYAWDFGDGKQDDGDSVRHKFKESGTYVVTLTVTDDKGAVSTAEHTIEIK from the coding sequence ATGATTGGAAAAGGCTTTCGCAAGCATCTTTCCCTCGGCTTAGCCCTGGTTCTTACCTTGACCCTGGCCCCTACGTCTTATGCCGAGAAGCCCAGCATCTCTCTGAAGTCCGGGTTGTCTACAAGCTCCGCGCTGCCTGCCAAGGAGAAGATCAGCCAGAAGCTTCAGAAGCTGTTTGAAGGCGATGAATATGTTACTTACTTGGTCAAAATGAAGGAACAGACCGATACCGTCTCTGTCGCCAAGAACGCTCTCCAGAAGGCCACCCTGAACAAAGCCACTCCGTCTGCGGCCAAAATGTCGGCCCGCACCTCGGTCGTAAGCGCACTGCGCGAGACAGCGGCCCGCAGCCAATCCCAGGTAGAGAAGCTGCTGGAGCAAGAGCAGAAGAAAGGGCAAGTCAAAGAGTTTAAGAGCTACTTTATCGTCAACGCTTTTGCCGTGACCAGTACGAAGGATGTCATGGAGAGCCTCTCTCAGCTTTCCGAGGTAGAGAAGATTCTGCCCGATGAGGTAAGACACCTGGACAAAGCTGAGATCGACAAATCAGCTGCTGGCAGCTCCAAGGCGACTACCGCTCCAGCTGTTCAAGATACCAAGAACCACTCCTCTGCCAAAGATAGCTCACCTACTAAGGACGCTGCTTCCAAGGACAGCACACCTACTAAGGATGCTGCCTCCAAACCGGCAGCGAACTCAGATCAGATCGAATGGAACATCGCCCAGATTAATGCTCCCGAGGTTTGGGCAAAGGGCATCGACGGCACAGGCATTGTCGTTGCCAACCTGGACACGGGCGTAGATTACACCCATCCTGCGCTCGCCCGGAAATGGCGCGGCCTCGATGCTTCCGGCAACGTCGTAAATCCGGAGCTCAGCTGGTATGACCCGCACAGCAGGGCCAGTCTCCCGCAGGATGGCGACGGTCACGGAACCCATACCATGGGAACGATGGTCGGCTCTGAAGAGAACGGCAGCAACCAGATTGGGGTCGCCCCTGGCGCCAAATGGATCGCCGTGCGCATCTTCAATCCGGAGACCACCGACTCCATCATCCTGGATGGCGGCCAGTGGCTGCTTGCCCCGGTTGACCGCAATGGCAACCTCCATCCTGAGCTTGCTCCGGACGTGGTGAACAACTCCTGGGGCGGCGGAGCCGGTATGGATGAGTGGTTCCGGCCGATGGTGCAAGCCTGGAGAGCTGCGCAGATCTTCCCTGAGTTCTCCGCCGGCAACACGACCCTCACCAATCCGGGAGGTCCCGGCTCTGTAGCCAACCCGGCGAACTATCCGGAATCGTTCGCTACAGGCGCCACCGATATTAACCAGAACCTGGGCTCCTTCTCCCTCCTAGGCCCTTCCCCTTACGGAGAGACGAAGCCTGAGGTGTCCGCACCGGGCGTCAATATTCGCTCCTCGGTCCCTGGCGGCAATTATGAGGGCGGATGGAACGGCACCTCCATGGCCGGTCCCCATACGACCGCATTGGCTGCTCTGCTGCTGCAGGCCAACCACTCTCTGACCGTGGACCAGCTGGAGGAAATTATCCAAAACACGGCTACGCCGCGTACGGACAGCCAATTCCCGACCTCGCCTAATAATGGTTACGGACACGGCATCATTAATGCCCTGGATGCCGTAGGCTCTATCCTTCAAGGCGTGGGAAGCGTGTCCGGCAAGGTGACGACAGCTGGAGAGGATGAGGCGGACCCTGTGCTTGAGCACACTGCGCCTACACTTCTCTATAGCGGCGTCGATGCCAAAATTACCGCCCGTATTACCGACAACGTCTCGGTGACTTCTGCCGAAGTTTTTGCAAGAACGGCTGGCAGCGGGCATTATGTATATCTTCCGTTGGAACGCGTATCCGGCACGAGCACCGACGGACAGTACGAGACTACTATACCGGCTAGCCTGATCAAAAGCGCCGGATTGGAATACTATTTCCGCATTAATGATTACGGCAATAATTCCTTGGAAAGCAAAGTGTATTCCGTACAGGTCTCTGACGGCGTGAAGCCGGAATATTTCCAAGACTTCGAGACAGATAACGCAGGCTTTACCACCGGAGGAACCGGCAGCGCTTGGACTTGGGGAACTCCTGTCAGCGGACCTGGAGCTGCCTATTCCGGCAACAAGCTAATCGCCACCAACCTGACAGGCACCTACGCCGCCAACTCCAATGCGTATATTGCCCTGCCGACTATCAATCTCAAGGACAGCCCGGAAGGAGCCTTCCTCTCCTTCAAGCATTGGTATGATCTTGAGAACAATGTGGACCGCGGCACCCTCTATCTCGCAACAGAAGGCAATAGCCAGGAGCTTGTTCCTCTGGCCAGCTTCACCGGCGCAAGCGGCGGCTGGAAGAAGCAGTACGTAGACCTGCGTCCATATGCCGGACAGCAGATTCACCTGCTGTTCAACATTACAAGCGATGCCAGCGTACAGAAGGCTGGCTGGTACATCGACGACATTGCCGTCACGAATCCGGATGCGGAAGCTCCGGCAGCTCCTGCCTCACTGACCGCCACGACAACAAGCCTCGGTCAAGTGAATCTGACCTGGAACGCCAGCGAAGCGGAGGACTTGAAGCAGTACAAAGTATACCGCTCCACGACTTCCGGAAGCGGATATGAAGAAATTGCAGTAACTCCTGGCACTTCCTATACGGATGTCAATGTGGAGGACAATACCACTTACTATTACACGGTTACCGCTCAAGATTACAGCGACAATGAGAGCGAACGCTCCACGGAAGCCTCTGTTACGGTTCAACTGCCCGAAGTTCTGTTCAGCGATAACTTCGACAGGGACTCCGATGGTGGCTGGACCCATTCCGGTACAGGAGATGAATGGGAGCGCGGAGTACCTAGCGCACCCGGACCAGCAGCGGCTGTCTCCGAACCGAATGTATGGGGCACCGACCTGGATTCTACTTATGAGAATGGCACAGATGCTTCCCTGGTCTCCCCAGTCATCGACTTGAGTGCTCAAAGCCATGCGGCGCTCAGCTTCTCCCACTGGTATGAAATTGAGACCAAGTATGACGCTGGAACCGTTGAGATCACTACAAACGGCGGCAGCACTTGGACCGAACTGGGACGCTTCTCTCACAGTACGGAAGGCAAACAGTGGCAGACTGCCATTTATGATCTGGACGCCTATACAGGTCATGAAGTGCAGCTAAGATTCCATCTGAAGGCAGATAACTCTGTCGTGAAGGCTGGCTGGTACATTGACAATGTAAGTGTGCTGAGCGTAGCTGCACCGGAAGGCGCCAAGAAGCCGGCTCCAACCAAAGAGCTGGACCGTTATAAAGCAAAGCCTGAATACGACAGCCCGCTCTTCAAGATTACCAGCACCACAGACAGTGCAGCACTTGCTGCCCGCCAGGCTGCAAGTCAAGCCGTGCAGGCCGGTGACAGCATTTCCGCCAAGGACGGCAAAGGCGTAATCAGCCCAGCCAGCCTCCCTGCCAGCGCTACCGTCACGGTGGTCGAAACAGGTCGCTCCGTGAAGACTGACGGCGCTACAGGGCGCTATAACTTCACCCATGTAGCAGGTGATTATACGCTGAAGGCCGAAGCATATGGCTACTATCCGCAGACGCAGCCTGTCAAGATTGCCAACGGAAGCACAGCCAAGGTGAACTTCAGCCTGAAGCCTATTCCTCATGGCATCATTGAGGGCACCATTGTTGACGAACGCAGCGGCGAGCCGGTTGCCGGTGCGCAAGTATTCGTCCTTGAAGATCCGCGGGTTGCGGCTGTTCAGACCGCAGCAGATGGAACCTTCACCCTGGATGTACAGGAAGGCAGCTATACCCTGGTTGTATCTGCCGATGAATATTACGGCAAAGATGTCCCGGTTACCGTAGCTCCTAATGAGTCTACGCCGGTTCAAATTGAACTGAAGCCATTTATCGGCTTCCCGGGCGAGATTAGCTATGACGATGGCACCCCTGAGAATGCGCGATCCTTCAACGCCGCAGGCAACAGCTGGGCGGTAAGATTCACGCCGGATCAGGCCGAAGCCACTCAAGTAACCGGAGCTTCCTTCCGCTTCTGGAATACCGAATGGCCGGTCCCAGGCGGCACCGCGTTCAAATACTCCGTATATGACGCTTCCGGCGCAAACGGCGCACCGGGAAGATTGCTTGCCGGCCCATATGACGGCACCGCCCTCCGCAACAACGAGTGGACGGTAGTCACACTAGAGAAGCCGGTTACCGTTCAAGGCGATTTCTATATCGTCTATACACAGACGGCTGCCGGGACTGCCGCACCGGGACTTGCTACAGACGAGAGCAGCCCGAATGCCCTGCGCAGCTGGCAGCAGGTGAGCGGAGCTTGGAGCCAATCTCCGGAAGATGAAGGCAACTACATGATCCGCGCCGTAGTGCGGTACCCAGTCAACGCTCCGGTCATCACCTCGCCGGAGGCAAACAGCTTCACCAAAGAATCCACAGTCACGGTTACAGGCACCCTGCCTGTGGAAGGCGCTGAGGTGAAGATATACAACGGTACGGCAATAGCCGGAACCGGTGAGGTCAAGGACGGTAAGTTCAGCCTGCAAGTGGAGCTGGCCAACGGAGTAAACGAGCTTACGGCTGAAGCCGTAGTAAACGGCAAGATTACCGACCGTTCCCTTCCGGTTACGGTTACTCTCGATCAGACACTGCCTGAACTTACAATTACCTCTCCCGTGGACGGGGCCCGCATCAACTCCGAGGCTCTCACAGTTACAGGAACTGTAACGGATGAGTTCCTGGACACGGTAACCCTGAACGGCGAAGCTGTCACGGTCGGCGACGATCACGCCTTCACACATCGCCTGCTTGTGAATCCAGGCGAGAATACGATCACCGTGATCGCCAAAGACCGCGCAGGCAATGAGACAACCGTCACTCGGACGGTTCATGTAGATCTCGCGCTTCCTGAGATCACCAATATTAAGCCTGAAAGCGACGTAAACTTGAAGGAAGGCGAGACGCTTCGCGTCTCCTTCGACAGCGCTCCAGGTCTGACCGCTAGCTTCCACGTGGAGCTGCCGCTCTCCCTCGATTCGGCACGCGGCATTCCGCTTACGGAGACTGAGCCAGGACACTATGAGGCTGAATATACGATTCCAGCCAAGCTGGTCGTAGATGGCGGACTCATCGTCATCAAGATTCGCGACGCTGCCGGGAACGAGACTCAAGTCGAAGCTCCAGGCAAGCTGTACGTTGGCAGCGAAGGCAGCGGCGGCGAAGACAACCTGGCCCCGGTAGCGGTCATCAGCGCACCGGATCAAGCCAAGAAGAAGAAGAATGTTGAATTCAGCGCGGAAGACTCCTATGACGAAGATGGTGAAATCGTCAGCTACGCATGGGACTTCGGCGACGGCAAGCAGGATGACGGAGATTCCGTCCGTCACAAATTCAAGGAATCCGGCACCTATGTGGTTACGCTGACCGTTACTGATGACAAAGGGGCCGTAAGCACGGCAGAGCACACCATTGAGATTAAGTAA
- the rnhA gene encoding ribonuclease H: MAQQKYYVVWVGVQPGIYTDWPSCQAQVQTFKDAKYKSYTSRAEAERAYQEGWKKHWGQKAAGSKTRESSSGAGKTVRGGSSTAAAPASTAEIDYDSISVDVGTRGNPGPIEYRGVDTQTGETLFARGPIPNGTNNLGEFLAIVHSLAYLKKLGSKKTVYSDSRTALKWVREKKVATSLPRNASTQEVWDLVDRALSWLKNNSYENKVLKWETQEWGEIKADYGRK; the protein is encoded by the coding sequence ATGGCACAGCAGAAATATTACGTAGTCTGGGTCGGTGTCCAGCCGGGCATTTACACGGACTGGCCGTCGTGCCAGGCCCAGGTGCAGACGTTCAAGGATGCGAAATATAAATCCTATACTTCACGAGCTGAAGCAGAACGAGCGTACCAGGAAGGCTGGAAGAAGCACTGGGGTCAGAAGGCGGCCGGTTCGAAGACCAGAGAGAGTAGCTCAGGTGCGGGGAAGACGGTGAGAGGCGGGAGCTCAACAGCCGCGGCACCGGCTTCCACGGCGGAGATTGATTATGACAGCATCTCGGTGGATGTGGGAACCAGAGGGAATCCCGGCCCCATCGAATATCGGGGAGTCGATACCCAGACGGGGGAGACTTTGTTCGCTAGAGGCCCGATTCCGAACGGAACGAACAATTTGGGGGAGTTTCTTGCGATTGTCCATTCCTTGGCTTATTTGAAAAAGCTGGGGAGCAAGAAGACAGTCTACAGCGATTCTCGTACTGCCTTGAAATGGGTACGGGAGAAGAAGGTGGCTACCAGCCTGCCGCGCAACGCTTCGACACAGGAGGTCTGGGACCTTGTGGATCGCGCGTTAAGCTGGCTGAAGAACAACAGCTATGAGAATAAGGTGCTGAAGTGGGAGACCCAGGAATGGGGCGAGATCAAGGCGGACTACGGACGGAAATAA
- a CDS encoding DUF6953 family protein produces the protein MEASAQQVAQWMVEEIRNKGTLHQADAIAYVKAHFGDEFVFVNENGNSSLSKDVKKAFRKLHGGRIAWDRDGFFWAWT, from the coding sequence ATGGAAGCATCCGCACAACAGGTGGCGCAGTGGATGGTGGAAGAGATCCGGAACAAAGGAACTCTGCACCAGGCTGATGCCATAGCGTATGTTAAGGCGCATTTTGGAGATGAATTTGTTTTTGTGAATGAGAACGGCAACTCATCACTGTCCAAGGACGTGAAGAAGGCCTTTCGCAAGCTGCATGGCGGCAGAATTGCCTGGGACCGTGACGGTTTCTTCTGGGCTTGGACTTGA